From Daucus carota subsp. sativus chromosome 6, DH1 v3.0, whole genome shotgun sequence, the proteins below share one genomic window:
- the LOC108228019 gene encoding 28 kDa ribonucleoprotein, chloroplastic, which produces MSSTTPPLIQTSRFSIPPKCSCISTLKPSSFLSLPAKPISLLHSSSSLWLSHKPSKILRPILVAEASEYGQEEGGEEGGVSSVSTIEPEASVEEASQEAVEEVVETQEEEVVVAEAEEVVFAEEEVVVEEEGEEVVEEEESYSEPPEEAKLFVGNLPYDYDSARLAELFNKAGVVEIAEVIYNRQTDQSRGFGFVTMSTVEEAEKGVEMFSRYDLGGRLLTVNKAAPRGSPPQRVFEPSFRIYVGNLPWEVDNGRLEQVFSEHGKVIDARVVYDRETGRSRGFGFVTMASETEVNDAIAALDGQSLGGRAIRVNVAEERPRRNFF; this is translated from the exons ATGTCTTCTACCACACCCCCTCTCATTCAAACCTCACGTTTTTCAATCCCACCAAAATGTTCTTGCATTTCCACACTCAAGCCTTCATCATTTCTGTCTCTACCAGCTAAGCCCATCTCACTTCTCCACTCATCTTCTTCTCTATGGCTTTCCCACAAGCCCTCCAAGATTCTACGTCCAATTCTTGTTGCAGAGGCTTCAGAGTATGGCCAGGAGGAAGGGGGAGAGGAGGGGGGTGTTTCTTCGGTGAGTACTATTGAACCTGAAGCTTCGGTTGAGGAGGCTAGCCAAGAAGCTGTGGAGGAGGTTGTTGAAAcacaagaagaagaagtagTTGTTGCAGAAGCAGAAGAAgtagtttttgcagaagaagaagttgttgttgaagaagaaggagaagaagttGTTGAAGAAGAAGAATCCTACTCTGAACCGCCTGAGGAGGCCAAGCTCTTTGTGGGAAACTTGCCTTATGATTATGACAGTGCTAGACTGGCTGAGCTTTTTAATAAGGCGGGTGTGGTTGAGATTGCAGAG GTTATCTACAATAGGCAAACTGATCAAAGTCGAGGATTCGGGTTCGTGACAATGAGTACAGTGGAAGAAGCAGAGAAGGGGGTAGAGATGTTCAGCCGTTAT GATCTAGGTGGTCGActtctgactgtgaacaagGCTGCTCCTAGAGGATCACCACCTCAGAGGGTTTTTGAACCTTCTTTCAGAATATATGTCGGTAACCTGCCGTGGGAAGTGGATAATGGTCGGCTAGAGCAAGTGTTTAGTGAACATGGTAAGGTAATTGATGCCAGAGTTGTATATGACCGTGAGACTGGGCGTTCTCGTGGTTTTGGATTCGTAACAATGGCTAGTGAGACAGAAGTCAATGATGCCATAGCTGCTCTGGATGGGCAG AGTTTGGGTGGAAGAGCTATTCGGGTGAATGTGGCAGAGGAACGTCCAAGACGCAACTTCTTCTAG
- the LOC108226117 gene encoding uncharacterized protein LOC108226117 yields the protein MENSSATEEDMVLNLEFCVRKTTSSEYYHEDGGVLFIRAKYSEVYQTTRLHYAVFFRVEDAYNAISRSLDRLGVHGDVQTECINVVISKAQELCQKNLSKQDHRENRVLCIVDLPHEHLVEDWQESTEDQDQGMEDEDEGMVPAALPAIRSLGATRIQVEEGNKNVQQCVICQEEYHDGEKVTCMPCLHMFHKDCITKWLLRSHLCPICKFQMPTSS from the coding sequence ATGGAGAATTCATCCGCAACAGAAGAAGATATGGTCCTTAATCTCGAATTTTGTGTGAGAAAAACAACTTCCTCTGAATATTACCATGAAGATGGAGGAGTACTCTTTATTAGAGCAAAGTATTCAGAAGTTTATCAGACTACTCGCCTACACTATGCTGTTTTCTTTCGAGTTGAAGATGCCTACAACGCCATCTCTCGGTCTCTGGATCGCTTGGGAGTTCATGGGGATGTTCAAACCGAGTGCATCAATGTAGTGATAAGCAAGGCACAGGAGCTCTGTCAGAAAAATCTGAGTAAACAAGATCACAGAGAAAACCGCGTATTGTGTATTGTGGATCTACCCCACGAACACCTTGTTGAGGACTGGCAAGAATCAACGGAGGATCAAGACCAAGGCATGGAGGATGAAGACGAGGGCATGGTGCCAGCGGCTCTACCAGCGATAAGATCACTTGGGGCAACAAGAATACAAGTTGAAGAAGGTAATAAGAATGTTCAGCAGTGCGTCATCTGTCAGGAAGAGTATCATGATGGTGAGAAGGTGACGTGCATGCCGTGTTTGCATATGTTTCACAAGGACTGCATTACCAAGTGGCTACTCAGGAGTCACTTGTGCCCTATTTGCAAATTTCAGATGCCAACATCTTCCTGA